A part of Paraliobacillus zengyii genomic DNA contains:
- a CDS encoding DUF6932 family protein — MPIPDLNKHGFLPEGVYDCSIEELEDIFTNIPNTHTRKKHFKSLLEYIEKIKSIKFPCYHLLIDGSYVTNKEEPSDIDIALITTLDFSPMDFKQSHLEVMHKELVKSKYGFNMYPVFYETESLREIINFYQGVKPPRQHLKKGILRVRL; from the coding sequence GTGCCGATACCTGATTTAAATAAACATGGGTTCTTACCAGAAGGGGTCTATGATTGCTCAATAGAGGAACTTGAAGACATATTTACAAATATTCCGAATACACATACAAGAAAAAAGCATTTTAAAAGTTTGTTAGAATATATAGAGAAAATCAAGTCAATAAAATTCCCTTGCTATCATCTATTAATAGATGGAAGTTATGTGACTAACAAGGAGGAACCTTCAGATATTGATATTGCTCTAATCACTACTCTTGATTTCTCACCAATGGATTTTAAACAATCTCATTTAGAGGTTATGCATAAAGAGCTTGTAAAAAGTAAATATGGTTTTAACATGTATCCAGTTTTTTATGAAACAGAAAGTTTAAGGGAAATAATTAATTTTTATCAAGGTGTAAAGCCTCCAAGGCAACACCTAAAAAAAGGAATTTTAAGGGTGAGATTATGA
- a CDS encoding DNA primase family protein produces the protein MKQKEVEMNDYIAPYPISKIRILDSCETLKRLVQEVSVPQKRSMLVTGINLVVHEEGETFFNALLEDIHNMSKKSVHEMYSKTEIVSESLVSELLLSELEHVKKVAKAEERGFFYDEKKKRFNFNANAFAKHFIKRCHVRSTKDGRIFLYNRKGVYEELSEVNLGKIIRTVMHEGRWNSWKSIYETEISKALQREAIIVDTMNADRNFINLKNGMLNLSTYVLEEHSPFFLSTVQLPIEYDSSAVSPKFLTFMQEITLNDAELIDVHQELIGYLLTGETKAEKAVYYFGRGANGKSVLATVITNIVGPANVSSVTLASFNDPFGMENLMGKSLNIAAENEMGGKALKTENFKAIVSGDNININIKYRPAISYQPFCRLVFLVNSLPDSIDVTSGYFRKLLIIPFRRTFSKDERNVNLKDELLEELPGILNWAIEGLIRLKQNSYQFSHSKTIEECHRSYYVEQNPVKEFFQEHVSIVEGARTKQADFYQIYLRWLHVQGIDDKGTKSRQVFWRYFKVILESENISVIKKKVRGTIYFDGMKVEGLDDLQPPTLSGDIIQF, from the coding sequence ATGAAACAGAAAGAGGTTGAGATGAATGATTACATAGCACCTTATCCTATATCAAAAATTAGAATACTAGACTCCTGCGAAACTTTAAAGAGACTGGTGCAGGAAGTCAGTGTTCCACAAAAGCGTTCCATGTTAGTGACTGGGATTAATCTAGTAGTTCATGAAGAGGGAGAAACGTTCTTTAATGCGCTATTGGAAGACATTCATAACATGTCAAAGAAGTCGGTACATGAAATGTACAGTAAGACGGAAATCGTGTCTGAATCTTTAGTATCTGAATTATTACTCTCGGAACTGGAACACGTAAAGAAAGTAGCAAAAGCAGAAGAGAGAGGATTCTTCTATGACGAAAAGAAAAAACGATTCAACTTCAATGCCAATGCCTTTGCAAAGCACTTCATTAAGCGATGCCATGTTCGCTCCACTAAAGACGGACGAATATTTCTATACAATCGTAAAGGTGTGTACGAAGAATTGTCTGAAGTGAATCTTGGTAAAATTATCCGAACTGTGATGCATGAAGGCAGATGGAATAGTTGGAAAAGCATCTATGAAACAGAAATATCCAAGGCACTTCAACGTGAAGCTATTATCGTTGATACGATGAATGCTGACCGAAACTTCATTAATTTGAAGAACGGAATGTTGAATCTTTCGACTTACGTTTTAGAAGAACACTCACCGTTTTTTTTATCAACGGTGCAACTTCCAATTGAGTATGATTCATCCGCTGTTTCTCCTAAGTTCTTGACGTTCATGCAAGAGATTACGCTCAATGATGCGGAATTGATAGACGTACATCAAGAACTAATTGGGTACTTGCTAACCGGCGAAACAAAAGCTGAGAAAGCTGTCTACTATTTCGGGAGGGGTGCTAACGGGAAAAGTGTATTAGCAACGGTTATCACTAACATTGTGGGACCCGCCAACGTAAGTAGTGTTACTTTGGCGAGCTTTAATGACCCGTTCGGTATGGAAAACTTGATGGGGAAATCGTTAAACATAGCCGCTGAAAATGAAATGGGTGGAAAAGCCCTTAAAACTGAGAACTTCAAAGCGATTGTAAGCGGTGATAATATTAACATCAATATCAAGTACCGTCCAGCAATCAGTTATCAGCCATTTTGCCGTTTAGTTTTTTTGGTTAACAGTCTACCTGACTCAATAGATGTGACGAGTGGGTATTTCCGAAAACTACTCATCATCCCATTTCGACGAACTTTCAGCAAAGATGAACGCAATGTTAATTTAAAAGATGAGTTGCTGGAAGAACTACCTGGAATTTTAAACTGGGCTATTGAGGGGCTGATACGACTAAAACAAAACAGTTATCAATTCAGTCATAGTAAGACTATTGAGGAATGTCACCGTTCTTACTATGTCGAACAAAATCCCGTTAAAGAGTTTTTTCAAGAGCATGTATCTATTGTGGAAGGTGCTCGAACAAAGCAGGCGGACTTTTATCAGATATACCTGAGGTGGCTGCATGTACAAGGTATTGATGATAAAGGAACAAAATCTCGTCAGGTCTTTTGGCGATACTTCAAGGTTATTTTAGAGAGTGAAAATATCTCAGTTATCAAAAAGAAAGTGAGAGGAACTATTTACTTTGACGGAATGAAGGTGGAAGGACTAGATGATTTGCAACCTCCTACTCTATCAGGAGACATCATTCAGTTTTAG
- the rlmH gene encoding 23S rRNA (pseudouridine(1915)-N(3))-methyltransferase RlmH: MNITIISVGKLKEKYLKQGIEEYVKRLGAYATINLVEVADEKAPENLSQAQMQEVINKEGERILSKIQPDTYVFTLEIKGKQLTSEQLASQLDDLATHGKSKIAFLIGGSLGLSVSVRSRSDFALSFSKMTLPHQLMRLVLVEQVYRAYRINRGEPYHK, from the coding sequence ATGAACATTACAATTATTAGTGTTGGGAAGTTAAAAGAAAAATACTTGAAGCAAGGCATTGAGGAATATGTAAAACGTCTAGGTGCCTATGCGACAATCAACCTTGTCGAAGTTGCTGACGAAAAAGCACCAGAGAATTTGAGTCAAGCACAAATGCAAGAAGTCATCAACAAAGAAGGAGAACGGATACTCTCCAAAATCCAACCAGATACATATGTATTTACTTTAGAAATCAAAGGCAAGCAACTCACCTCCGAACAACTAGCCAGCCAACTAGATGACCTAGCAACACACGGAAAAAGTAAAATCGCTTTTTTGATCGGTGGATCGCTTGGGTTAAGTGTATCAGTTAGAAGTCGCAGTGACTTTGCCCTGTCCTTTTCAAAAATGACCCTACCACATCAGTTGATGCGTTTGGTGCTGGTGGAACAGGTTTATCGGGCTTATCGGATAAATCGAGGGGAACCGTACCATAAGTAA
- a CDS encoding dCTP deaminase, which translates to MLSNKDIVREIIKSKNLAIYPLNTEYINGSSINLTASDLAWYSAEKINGSNPQEEPIIIDTPGKYAVNQGKINIPKGETVNILTQEAIWVSRKISGTYHSRVSISAKGLSNISTTLDPKWCGLSLISITNNSKYDQSINVGDGIVTLTFDYLNRKASKDHVEIAASRQDIYNRFDMTGINSTRLQYLQGNEHRTPFRIKNNMRESDIYKQLRQDTPLKRFYNNFLLNPIVLLLIGAVLTKVGESIYKWISGLFS; encoded by the coding sequence ATGCTTAGTAATAAAGATATAGTAAGAGAAATTATTAAAAGTAAGAACTTAGCTATTTATCCATTAAATACTGAATATATAAATGGTAGTTCAATTAATTTAACTGCCAGTGATTTGGCATGGTATTCTGCTGAAAAAATTAACGGCTCTAATCCACAAGAAGAACCAATTATTATTGATACTCCTGGTAAGTATGCTGTAAATCAAGGGAAAATAAATATTCCTAAAGGAGAAACTGTAAATATATTGACTCAGGAAGCAATATGGGTTTCACGAAAGATTAGCGGTACTTACCATTCAAGGGTTTCAATTTCAGCAAAAGGTTTAAGTAACATTTCAACAACATTAGATCCTAAATGGTGTGGGTTATCTTTAATATCAATCACAAATAATTCTAAGTATGATCAGAGTATTAATGTAGGGGATGGTATTGTTACCTTAACTTTTGATTATTTAAATAGAAAAGCTTCAAAAGATCATGTAGAGATCGCAGCAAGTAGACAAGATATTTATAATAGATTTGATATGACGGGTATTAACTCAACAAGGCTACAATATTTACAAGGAAATGAGCATAGAACTCCATTTAGAATTAAAAATAATATGAGAGAATCTGACATATACAAACAGTTAAGACAGGATACTCCATTAAAGAGGTTCTATAATAATTTTTTATTAAATCCAATTGTATTATTGTTGATTGGTGCCGTATTAACTAAAGTAGGTGAAAGCATTTATAAGTGGATTTCTGGATTATTCAGTTAA
- a CDS encoding DNA cytosine methyltransferase: MQKLNTIELFVGCGGLLDGFEKSGHYNTVASVEWQESACNTLINRLKNKYNYEDAEKRVLHFDIQRTKELINGWDKDIEFDSHRGLKKVVNGRDIDVIVGGPPCQAYSVAGRIQDKDGMRKDYRNYLFESYLKVVKVYNPKIVVFENVEGMLSAMPDGESIVDKIKRGFNDYGFDIIDDIKGEALLDLSEFGVPQKRKRVILVGLNRNYFRNKDKNQQILKCFYNEILGRYKSEKKFNVHDAIMDLPKLKPTESDYRIGKRKYSHTPYKTDFNWHYPRYHNKRDMDIFSILAKDIITGKNKYQSSEALKQLYTEKTGKTSNIHKYYVLRWDKPSNTIPAHLKKDGLRHIHPDPEQARSITVREAARLQTFDDDFEFLGSMGQNYEMIGNAVPPKFSEKLANAIHDLLGMEQAISPNSLKGN, from the coding sequence ATGCAAAAATTAAATACAATAGAACTATTTGTCGGGTGTGGTGGTCTATTAGATGGGTTTGAAAAATCAGGTCACTATAATACAGTTGCTAGTGTTGAATGGCAGGAGTCTGCTTGTAATACCTTGATAAACAGATTGAAGAATAAGTATAATTATGAGGATGCTGAGAAAAGGGTTCTTCATTTTGATATACAAAGAACGAAAGAGTTAATAAATGGTTGGGATAAGGATATAGAATTTGATTCCCATCGAGGTCTAAAAAAAGTAGTGAACGGAAGAGATATAGATGTTATTGTGGGTGGTCCACCATGTCAGGCATACTCAGTTGCAGGTAGAATTCAGGATAAAGATGGGATGAGAAAAGATTATAGAAATTACCTTTTTGAAAGTTACTTAAAAGTTGTAAAAGTCTATAATCCCAAAATAGTAGTCTTCGAAAATGTTGAAGGAATGCTCTCGGCTATGCCGGATGGAGAAAGTATTGTTGATAAGATAAAAAGAGGATTTAATGATTATGGGTTTGATATTATAGACGATATAAAAGGAGAAGCGCTTCTTGACTTATCTGAATTTGGAGTGCCTCAAAAGAGAAAAAGAGTGATCCTAGTTGGTTTAAACCGCAACTATTTTAGAAATAAAGATAAAAATCAACAAATTTTAAAGTGTTTTTATAATGAAATTTTGGGAAGATATAAGTCTGAAAAGAAATTCAATGTGCATGATGCAATAATGGATCTTCCAAAACTAAAGCCAACAGAAAGTGATTATCGAATTGGAAAGCGCAAGTATTCGCATACTCCATATAAAACTGATTTTAATTGGCATTATCCAAGATACCATAATAAGCGGGATATGGATATCTTTAGTATTCTTGCAAAAGATATTATTACAGGTAAAAATAAGTACCAATCTTCTGAAGCATTAAAACAGCTTTACACAGAGAAAACAGGAAAAACATCAAATATTCATAAGTATTATGTTTTAAGGTGGGATAAACCAAGTAATACAATACCAGCACATTTAAAGAAGGATGGACTCAGACATATTCATCCAGATCCCGAACAAGCTCGCTCAATTACTGTACGTGAAGCGGCGAGGTTACAAACATTTGATGATGATTTTGAATTTTTAGGTAGTATGGGACAAAATTATGAGATGATTGGAAATGCAGTACCACCAAAATTCAGTGAAAAGTTAGCTAATGCAATACATGATCTATTAGGAATGGAACAGGCTATAAGCCCTAATTCTCTAAAAGGGAATTAG
- a CDS encoding NUDIX domain-containing protein: MTNKKWEEIILVAPRNTVFNNESLAFQGTEQRKEVVDEIIANLSDSNTSFRRGATTDPTPKENNAEINTDYKQPIPYVLIKRGNEIYTYERLSGGGESRLHSKLSLGVGGHMNPEEGNFQEVLMINLNRELQEELNIQSSARNLQFIGLINDDLNEVGKVHLGILAILELSDDATVAVREVEQLEGYWLTIDELKQSGTYNRLEPWSQIAVDIL, from the coding sequence ATGACAAATAAAAAATGGGAAGAAATTATCTTAGTTGCACCTCGTAATACAGTATTCAACAATGAATCATTAGCTTTTCAAGGTACTGAACAACGTAAGGAAGTAGTAGATGAAATCATCGCTAACTTATCCGATTCTAATACTTCCTTCCGAAGAGGTGCAACAACCGATCCTACACCTAAAGAGAATAATGCTGAAATCAATACTGACTATAAACAACCTATTCCATACGTATTAATTAAACGTGGTAATGAAATCTATACATATGAACGTTTATCCGGCGGAGGGGAATCACGATTGCATAGCAAATTATCTCTTGGGGTCGGTGGTCACATGAATCCAGAAGAAGGTAATTTTCAAGAAGTATTAATGATTAATCTAAATCGTGAATTACAGGAAGAATTAAACATCCAATCTTCTGCTCGTAATTTACAATTTATCGGATTAATTAATGACGACTTAAATGAGGTAGGTAAAGTACATCTAGGCATCTTAGCAATCCTTGAATTATCAGATGATGCTACGGTAGCTGTTCGTGAAGTAGAACAACTTGAAGGTTATTGGTTAACTATTGATGAGTTAAAACAGTCCGGTACATATAACCGATTAGAACCCTGGTCACAAATTGCGGTAGATATTCTCTAG
- a CDS encoding DNA cytosine methyltransferase, with product MVNNQLNVLDLFCGCGGLSQGFIDAGYNVILGVDFDKAALETYKYNHNGSDTLLADLSKDEVIKEISDKVGNRKIDIIIGGPPCQGFSLTGSRDINDTRNTLYLAVVKAVRKFKPKAFLIENVPGISTLYGGNVKQQILNTFEDMEYNVTVSEKPLLAAGFGVPQMRKRMFFVGFQKGYGLFKIPEPTHTPENYVTCADAISDLPGREKELGEEIDEYVISPRSSYQELMRKDSSKLYNHVATKHTDHVKWVINQVPEGGNHKDLPPGVGDSRKFNEAWTRYHSEKPSRTIDTGHRNHFHYKYNRVPTIRENARLQSFRDDFIFKGTRTQQNRQVGNAVPPLLSYHLAKSIKQHFSDISKGKIKVNDYTQSNLELSNQR from the coding sequence ATGGTAAATAATCAATTAAATGTACTAGATCTATTTTGTGGTTGTGGTGGATTGTCACAAGGTTTTATAGATGCAGGGTATAATGTCATACTAGGTGTTGATTTTGATAAGGCAGCATTGGAGACATATAAATACAATCATAATGGATCGGATACTTTACTCGCGGATCTTTCAAAAGATGAAGTGATAAAAGAAATATCTGATAAAGTTGGAAATAGAAAAATTGATATCATCATCGGAGGACCACCATGTCAAGGGTTTTCATTGACAGGTTCTAGAGATATCAATGATACTCGAAATACACTTTATTTAGCAGTTGTTAAGGCTGTGAGAAAATTTAAACCCAAAGCATTTTTAATAGAAAATGTACCAGGAATTTCGACTTTATATGGGGGAAATGTTAAACAGCAGATCCTAAATACGTTTGAGGATATGGAATACAATGTAACAGTTTCCGAAAAACCTCTCTTAGCAGCTGGATTTGGAGTTCCGCAAATGAGAAAAAGAATGTTTTTTGTGGGTTTTCAAAAAGGTTATGGACTCTTTAAAATTCCAGAACCAACACATACACCGGAAAACTATGTAACATGTGCTGACGCCATTAGTGATTTGCCTGGTAGAGAGAAAGAACTAGGGGAAGAAATTGATGAGTATGTTATCTCACCTAGATCATCGTATCAAGAACTTATGCGAAAAGACAGTTCAAAACTATATAACCATGTTGCTACTAAACATACAGACCATGTTAAATGGGTTATTAACCAGGTGCCCGAAGGTGGTAATCATAAAGATTTGCCTCCTGGTGTAGGTGATAGCAGGAAATTTAACGAAGCATGGACAAGATATCACAGTGAAAAACCTTCACGAACAATTGATACAGGTCACAGAAATCATTTTCACTATAAGTATAATAGAGTTCCTACAATTAGAGAAAATGCAAGGTTACAATCCTTTAGAGATGACTTTATTTTTAAAGGTACAAGAACTCAACAAAATAGGCAGGTAGGAAATGCGGTACCGCCACTCCTTTCGTATCACTTAGCTAAATCTATTAAGCAACATTTTAGTGATATTAGCAAAGGGAAAATAAAAGTAAATGACTATACACAGTCAAATCTTGAACTAAGCAATCAAAGGTGA
- a CDS encoding JAB domain-containing protein: protein MPLVDVVKEGKQDPAKRVNIVSVRLVRESSILYEKRCIRSPQDAYELAKSFLEDKDREHFIVMSLDTKNQPVSINVCHIGSLNASLVSPREVMKAAILSSAASIMVLHNHPSGLTDPSNEDIKVTKRLVEAGNLIGIELLDHIIVGDNTFNSLKEKGYI from the coding sequence TTGCCGTTAGTAGATGTAGTGAAAGAAGGAAAGCAGGATCCAGCAAAACGAGTGAATATTGTTAGTGTGAGATTAGTCAGGGAGTCTAGTATTCTTTATGAAAAGAGATGTATTCGCTCACCTCAAGATGCTTACGAATTAGCTAAAAGCTTTTTGGAGGATAAGGACAGAGAGCACTTCATTGTAATGTCATTAGATACAAAGAATCAACCTGTTTCAATAAATGTTTGTCACATTGGCAGTTTAAACGCTAGCCTTGTAAGTCCTCGTGAAGTTATGAAAGCAGCCATCTTGTCTTCAGCAGCAAGCATTATGGTTCTTCATAATCACCCATCTGGATTAACTGACCCAAGTAATGAAGATATCAAGGTGACAAAGAGATTAGTTGAGGCAGGAAATCTAATTGGAATTGAACTATTAGACCATATTATTGTAGGCGATAACACCTTCAATTCACTAAAAGAAAAGGGGTATATCTAA
- a CDS encoding recombinase family protein, with the protein MNNHAIAPSSHFDQTIQLGPQKKAAIYARVSTVEQAEEGYSIDEQVRVLKEWCEREGYVVYKEYVDRGKSGKNIKGRPALQQLLSDTQQKAFDLVLVWKMNRFSRKSLDLLGIVDELKNKGIGFRSYTEKYETESPSGVLQFQMMAAIAEFERSNIAENVKMGMLARAKEGSWNGGHVLGYDVVSTPSNNSKRKASGLVVNDIEAQSVRKIFQLYTEGHGYKSIAGYMNRGGHRTKRNKGFSINSIKTIVTNPLYKGIIRYNVRRDWNEKRRNNINPNPIMEKGKHEAIISSEVWEKAQAIMKTRGGKPNRVHSGEFPLTGIMRCPMCGAGMVLSRTTNRKKDGTKRILEYYACGAWKNKGTTVCRSNGVRTDYADEYVLKKIANVANNEILIQKIVEKINGKNQNGEAPLRQEYEYIKKSLDTIESKRDKVLGLYEEGLIVKADLITRLTSLNEEKGSLTERISPIENQLGQVAVKEVSFKIVEQVMRNFTASFKEAMTREQRKQLLRLLINQITISESREIESIQIQLNKEVVRHFTILGGEKSSISDDFSPPFSMYFNI; encoded by the coding sequence GTGAATAATCATGCGATAGCTCCATCTAGCCATTTTGATCAAACGATCCAGTTAGGACCGCAGAAAAAAGCTGCAATATATGCTCGAGTATCTACTGTTGAGCAAGCGGAAGAAGGTTACAGTATCGATGAGCAAGTAAGAGTTCTTAAAGAATGGTGTGAACGAGAAGGCTACGTTGTATATAAGGAATACGTAGATCGAGGTAAAAGTGGTAAGAATATTAAAGGTAGACCAGCATTACAGCAATTACTTAGTGATACACAGCAAAAGGCATTTGATTTAGTACTTGTATGGAAAATGAACCGATTCTCTCGTAAAAGCCTTGATCTACTAGGCATTGTTGATGAGTTGAAGAATAAAGGTATTGGCTTTCGTTCATACACAGAAAAATATGAAACAGAAAGTCCTTCAGGTGTACTGCAGTTTCAAATGATGGCAGCTATTGCTGAATTTGAACGATCTAATATTGCAGAAAACGTAAAGATGGGTATGTTAGCACGTGCGAAAGAAGGATCATGGAATGGAGGACACGTGCTTGGCTATGATGTAGTTAGTACACCTAGCAACAATTCCAAAAGAAAAGCGTCCGGATTAGTGGTGAACGATATAGAAGCCCAATCTGTTAGAAAGATCTTTCAACTTTACACAGAAGGTCATGGATACAAGTCTATAGCGGGTTACATGAACCGTGGTGGACATCGAACGAAACGTAACAAGGGGTTTTCTATCAATTCAATTAAGACTATCGTGACAAATCCATTATACAAAGGAATAATCCGCTATAATGTTAGGAGAGACTGGAATGAAAAACGACGAAACAACATCAATCCTAATCCTATTATGGAAAAAGGGAAGCACGAAGCGATTATTTCAAGTGAAGTATGGGAGAAAGCACAAGCCATAATGAAAACTAGAGGAGGGAAACCAAATCGAGTCCACAGTGGTGAGTTTCCACTTACTGGTATCATGCGCTGCCCTATGTGTGGAGCAGGGATGGTACTTAGCAGAACAACCAATCGAAAAAAAGATGGAACGAAGCGAATACTAGAATACTATGCTTGTGGTGCGTGGAAGAATAAAGGTACTACTGTTTGCCGTTCTAATGGTGTCCGAACTGATTATGCAGATGAGTATGTATTAAAGAAGATTGCAAATGTGGCTAATAATGAGATTCTTATACAAAAAATTGTTGAAAAGATAAATGGAAAGAACCAAAATGGTGAAGCTCCACTTAGACAGGAATATGAATATATTAAAAAGTCCCTAGATACCATTGAGTCTAAGAGGGATAAAGTACTAGGTTTGTATGAAGAAGGGCTCATTGTTAAAGCAGACCTTATTACACGTCTTACCAGCTTAAACGAGGAAAAAGGCAGCCTTACAGAACGAATATCTCCTATTGAGAATCAACTAGGACAAGTAGCGGTAAAGGAAGTTAGCTTCAAGATAGTTGAACAAGTAATGAGGAACTTTACAGCAAGCTTTAAAGAAGCTATGACAAGGGAGCAACGCAAGCAATTATTACGCTTGCTTATAAATCAGATAACAATATCCGAAAGTAGAGAAATTGAATCTATACAAATCCAACTTAATAAAGAAGTTGTTCGACACTTCACCATTCTAGGGGGAGAAAAGTCATCCATTAGCGATGACTTTTCTCCCCCTTTTTCTATGTATTTTAATATCTAG
- a CDS encoding recombinase family protein has product MINRDKNTQQNQNKLVIYTSNTSRTQPTGYRVHRNVQVLIEKCEQAGYQVSKVYSEPSLKSPNKVRPVLKQMLKDAANGYFGVVVVWDVFTLASDGDELQQIERELARYDVEICSSKEHIDTSTEEGLRVFEYMSKLLNTRHLELAAMQGIPLSQVATWLMEEEDMKEGEICE; this is encoded by the coding sequence ATGATTAATAGAGATAAAAATACACAACAGAATCAAAACAAGCTAGTAATTTACACGAGTAATACATCGCGTACTCAACCGACGGGGTATCGAGTCCATCGAAACGTCCAAGTCTTAATAGAAAAGTGCGAGCAAGCTGGATATCAAGTCAGTAAAGTTTACTCTGAGCCAAGCTTAAAATCTCCGAACAAAGTAAGACCAGTATTAAAGCAAATGTTGAAAGATGCCGCTAATGGTTACTTTGGAGTTGTTGTTGTATGGGATGTATTTACACTTGCTTCTGATGGAGATGAGCTTCAACAAATAGAAAGAGAGTTAGCTAGATATGATGTAGAGATTTGTTCATCGAAGGAGCATATTGATACTTCTACAGAAGAAGGGTTGAGAGTGTTTGAGTACATGTCTAAATTACTTAATACGAGACATTTGGAATTAGCGGCTATGCAAGGAATTCCATTGTCACAGGTAGCTACTTGGTTAATGGAAGAAGAAGACATGAAAGAAGGTGAAATCTGTGAATAA
- a CDS encoding HNH endonuclease — translation MKNLVDDSLSRLSEISRKYSITMKSLLKILEIDLENSEHLMNSKEQLKEILVPNNFIALLENKGHLLTPSAREKAFQNAKDKNRMLKMKDGGVVFAKLLQSNELGKRPNGKRAGSFLLVPKQVAKGYFGELSMSILNPKKTISIKANESGEVYDYIYDYHNSRIVESRPKGRDEYRMYSGYIKELNPGDILLMIASPNPPVEYITYLINPSNLKYEKVKGLLKKYKSGRSLAALIPILELVDIDITIAEMFESNESLYDYDEEVTDALPVDTSLKSIPEVSSTLSPEALSDLLRQSLQNEGVDRTVTVLKKIKRDSRFRKAVLKAYSYECSVTGLSINYGHTFNVQAAHIKGKEYGGSDNPKNGISFSLDLHWAFDRGFFTINDDYTVKVHEKALDNKILLDIDRKKIILPQNEELKPSLEMIKYHREHVFGRFVK, via the coding sequence ATGAAAAATTTAGTGGATGATAGTTTATCAAGGTTGTCGGAAATTTCTCGGAAATACAGTATTACAATGAAATCATTATTAAAAATCTTGGAGATTGATCTAGAAAATAGTGAGCATCTTATGAACAGTAAAGAGCAATTAAAGGAAATATTAGTACCAAATAATTTTATTGCTCTTTTAGAAAATAAAGGGCATCTATTAACTCCAAGCGCAAGAGAGAAAGCATTTCAAAATGCTAAAGATAAAAACAGAATGCTTAAAATGAAAGATGGTGGTGTAGTATTTGCTAAACTATTGCAATCAAATGAATTGGGGAAACGCCCTAATGGAAAAAGAGCTGGTTCATTTTTACTAGTCCCTAAGCAAGTTGCGAAAGGTTACTTTGGTGAACTATCAATGTCAATTTTAAACCCTAAGAAGACGATTAGCATTAAAGCTAATGAAAGTGGAGAAGTGTATGACTATATATATGATTACCATAACAGTAGAATTGTAGAATCGAGACCAAAGGGTAGAGATGAGTATCGTATGTATTCAGGTTATATCAAAGAGTTAAATCCTGGTGACATTTTACTAATGATTGCTTCACCTAATCCACCAGTTGAATACATCACTTATCTTATTAACCCCAGTAATCTAAAATATGAAAAGGTAAAGGGATTGTTGAAAAAGTACAAATCAGGGAGAAGTTTGGCAGCACTAATCCCGATTTTAGAGCTAGTCGACATTGATATTACAATTGCTGAAATGTTTGAAAGTAATGAATCACTCTATGATTATGATGAAGAAGTAACTGATGCATTACCTGTAGACACTAGTCTTAAATCAATTCCGGAAGTTTCATCTACTTTGTCCCCAGAGGCATTGTCTGATTTGTTGAGACAAAGCTTACAAAATGAGGGCGTTGATCGAACAGTCACTGTTTTGAAAAAAATTAAACGCGATAGTAGATTCCGTAAAGCTGTTCTCAAAGCTTATAGTTATGAATGTTCAGTAACAGGACTTTCCATTAACTATGGACATACATTCAATGTACAAGCAGCTCATATTAAAGGAAAAGAGTACGGGGGCTCTGATAATCCAAAAAATGGGATTTCTTTTTCATTAGACCTTCATTGGGCATTTGATCGTGGCTTCTTTACCATTAATGATGATTATACTGTTAAAGTACATGAAAAGGCATTGGACAATAAAATACTTTTGGATATTGATCGCAAGAAAATAATACTGCCCCAAAATGAAGAATTAAAGCCAAGCTTGGAAATGATCAAATATCATAGGGAACATGTATTTGGTAGATTTGTTAAGTAA